From bacterium, a single genomic window includes:
- the dxs gene encoding 1-deoxy-D-xylulose-5-phosphate synthase, which produces MDPSYRLLPRIDDPADLRRLNLFELTELAGELRRYIIETVSETGGHLAPSLGAVELAIALHYALDTPADKIVWDVGHQAYAHKVLTGRRDLLSTLRQYGGISGFPKPSESPYDTYAVGHASTAISAALGMALTREHKGEKHRVCAVVGDGSLTGGMTFEALNHAGRCKIPFLVVLNDNKMSISKSVGALSNYLNRMITTRSYLSLRKQVQEIVKKIPGIGMGIFSLARKIEEGLKNMVTPGMLFEEMGFLYFGPIDGHDMPKLVGILKTVRDLAQPVFLHIVTVKGKGYEPAENDATKFHGLGKFDAATGVCHVSGPTPTYTEIFGCTVTELAARDPRVVGITAAMPDGTGLDILADALPDQFIDVGIAEQHAVSLAGGLAISGMKPVVAVYSTFLQRAYDQMVTDVCLMNLPVLFAVDRGGLVGSDGPTHHGSFDLTYLRSAPNMTACAPADEDELRHLLYTGYKHSGPFAVRYPRGKGVGVDRTRPLHEIPIGKGELRREGTEAVIVALGSTVLPAVEAAEALADEGRSVAVINARWLKPLDADLIVEWAEKTGRVLTAEENTLEGGFGSAVVELLADRGLLDSGRIKVRRLGIPDRFITHGTQEELRAELGLDAPGIARAVESLLA; this is translated from the coding sequence CAGCCTGGGCGCCGTCGAGCTCGCCATCGCCCTCCACTACGCGCTCGACACGCCCGCCGACAAAATCGTATGGGACGTCGGCCACCAGGCTTACGCCCACAAGGTGCTGACCGGCCGGCGGGACCTCCTCTCCACCCTGCGCCAGTACGGCGGCATCTCCGGCTTCCCCAAACCCTCGGAGTCGCCCTACGACACCTACGCCGTGGGGCACGCCTCGACGGCCATCTCCGCCGCGCTGGGGATGGCTCTCACCCGGGAACACAAGGGGGAGAAGCACCGCGTGTGCGCCGTGGTCGGCGACGGCTCCCTGACCGGCGGCATGACCTTCGAGGCCCTCAACCACGCCGGGCGCTGCAAGATACCCTTCCTCGTCGTCCTCAACGACAACAAGATGAGCATCTCCAAGAGCGTGGGGGCGCTGTCGAACTACCTCAACCGGATGATCACCACCCGCAGCTACCTCTCGCTGCGCAAGCAGGTCCAGGAGATAGTCAAGAAGATACCCGGCATCGGGATGGGCATCTTCTCCCTGGCGCGCAAAATCGAGGAGGGGCTGAAGAACATGGTCACGCCGGGGATGCTCTTCGAGGAGATGGGCTTTCTGTACTTCGGCCCCATAGACGGCCACGACATGCCCAAGCTCGTCGGCATCCTGAAAACGGTGCGCGACCTGGCCCAGCCGGTCTTCCTCCACATAGTGACGGTCAAGGGCAAGGGCTACGAACCGGCGGAAAACGACGCCACGAAGTTCCACGGCCTGGGGAAGTTCGACGCCGCCACCGGTGTGTGCCACGTGAGCGGACCGACGCCCACGTACACGGAGATTTTCGGCTGCACCGTCACCGAGCTGGCGGCCCGGGATCCCAGGGTGGTGGGCATCACCGCCGCCATGCCCGACGGGACCGGTCTCGACATCCTGGCCGACGCCCTGCCCGACCAGTTCATAGACGTGGGCATCGCCGAGCAGCACGCGGTGAGCCTGGCGGGCGGGCTGGCCATCTCGGGGATGAAGCCCGTGGTGGCCGTCTACTCCACCTTCCTCCAGCGGGCCTACGACCAGATGGTGACGGACGTCTGTCTGATGAACCTGCCGGTGCTCTTCGCCGTGGACCGGGGCGGCCTGGTGGGCAGCGACGGACCGACCCACCACGGCTCATTCGACCTGACTTACCTGCGCAGCGCCCCGAACATGACCGCCTGCGCCCCGGCCGACGAGGACGAGCTGCGCCACCTCCTTTACACCGGATACAAACACTCCGGGCCATTCGCCGTGCGCTACCCCCGGGGAAAGGGCGTCGGGGTGGACCGCACGCGGCCGCTCCACGAGATTCCCATCGGGAAGGGCGAGCTCCGCCGGGAGGGGACCGAGGCCGTGATCGTGGCCCTCGGCTCCACCGTGCTCCCCGCGGTGGAGGCGGCGGAGGCGCTGGCGGATGAGGGTCGCAGCGTCGCGGTCATCAACGCCCGCTGGCTCAAGCCGTTGGACGCGGACCTGATAGTGGAATGGGCGGAGAAAACCGGCCGCGTCCTCACCGCGGAGGAGAACACCCTCGAGGGCGGCTTCGGTTCGGCCGTGGTGGAGCTTCTGGCCGACCGCGGCCTCCTGGATTCGGGGAGAATCAAGGTTCGGCGGTTGGGCATCCCCGACCGCTTCATCACCCACGGCACCCAGGAGGAGCTGCGGGCCGAGCTGGGCCTGGACGCCCCGGGGATAGCGCGCGCCGTGGAATCCCTTCTGGCCTGA